The following proteins are encoded in a genomic region of Gouania willdenowi chromosome 6, fGouWil2.1, whole genome shotgun sequence:
- the swap70b gene encoding switch-associated protein 70b isoform X3: MALRDELLKFIWHAFTSLDVDQSGKVSKSQLKVLSHSLCTVMKVPHDPAALEEHFKDDDEGPVSNQGYMPYLNKFILDKVSENFDRQDFNKMCWTLCYRKNLEPKTLLISNEDAFRIWCIFNFLSESRYPLIIVSEEIEYLLRRLTEAIGGSWVEERFEDYKLSSKQQSLNVWELITLVGSDLFCRGMDQTALSMGINEVYQELILDVLKQGYMMKKGHKRKNWTERWFILKPTLISYYVGEDLAEKKGDILLDKNCNVEPLQDKDGKKCLFLINTSHKRFEISASERKKKQEWIHAIQTCVNLLSQGRAAPHREARQKRRELRLKHQAEQEELVLRMRELQTANEDKQLELENMRKALEEAAAKAAEEDKRRLQTQTELQDRYKMDLEREKIVRQQMEEQVAQKSTELEQYLQRVRELEDMYHQLEDALEAEKSARQDEEIVRKLQGRLLEEEAAKRRELEHIHLQQQQTISATEAEKLELERERLAKESALQAAMEQLEQLQQERQGALEQYQCFFV, encoded by the exons ATGGCTCTTCGGGACGAACTGTTAAAGTTTATCTGGCACGCGTTTACGTCTCTGGATGTTGATCAAAGTGGAAAAGTGTCTAAATCTCAGCTGAAG GTGCTGTCTCATAGCTTATGTACAGTTATGAAGGTACCACATGACCCGGCGGCGCTGGAGGAACATTTTAAAGATGATGATGAGGGTCCTGTGTCCAACCAGGGATACATGCCCTACCTGAACAAGTTCATCCTGGATAAG GTGTCAGAGAACTTTGACCGACAGGACTTTAACAAAATGTGCTGGACACTTTGCTACAGGAAGAACTTGGAACCAAAGACGTTGTTGATCTCCAACGAGGACGCGTTCAGGATCTGGTGCATCTTTAACTTCCTGTCTGAGAGCAGATACCCACTGATCATTGTCTCTGAAGAG attgAGTATTTGTTGCGTAGGCTGACTGAAGCGATTGGGGGAAGCTGGGTGGAGGAGCGTTTTGAAGATTACAAACTGAGTTCAAAGCAGCAGAGCCTGAACGTGTGGGAGTTGATCACACTGGTGGGTTCAGACCTTTTCTGTAGAGGGATGGACCAAACAGCGCTTTCCATGGGCATCAATGAGGTCTACCAGGAGCTCATCCTTGATGTTCTCAAACAG GGTTACATGATGAAGAAAGGACACAAAAGGAAGAACTGGACAGAACGCTGGTTCATCCTGAAGCCCACGCTCATCTCCTATTATGTTGGGGAGGACCTTGCTGAAAAGAAAGGAGACATCTTATTGGATAAAAACTGCAATGTTGAG CCTTTACAGGATAAAGATGGAAAGAAGTGTCTCTTTCTCATCAACACGTCacataaacgttttgaaatcaGTGCGTCAGAAAGGAAGAAGAAGCAGGAATGGATTCACG CCATTCAGACTTGTGTGAACCTGCTGAGTCAGGGCCGAGCAGCGCCGCACCGCGAGGCTCGACAGAAGCGTCGTGAGCTGCGTCTGAAGCATCAGGCTGAGCAGGAGGAGCTGGTGCTCAGGATGAGGGAGCTGCAGACGGCCAATGAGGACAAACAGTTGGAGCTGGAGAACATGAGAAAG GCTTTGGAGGAGGCGGCTGCCAAGGCAGCAGAAGAAGACAAACGGCGTCTTCAGACCCAAACTGAACTCCAGGATCGCTACAAGATGGACctggaaagagaaaaaata GTCCGACAGCAGATGGAGGAGCAGGTAGCCCAGAAGTCCACTGAGCTGGAGCAGTACCTGCAGAGAGTGCGTGAGCTGGAGGACATGTATCACCAGCTGGAGGACGCTCTGGAGGCGGAGAAGAGCGCCCGGCAGGACGAGGAGATAGTTCGCAAGTTGCAGGGGCG GTTACTTGAGGAGGAAGCTGCAAAGCGTCGAGAACTGGAGCACATCcacctccagcagcagcagaccaTCTCAGCGACGGAGGCTGAGAAACTGGAGCTGGAGAGGGAACGTTTGGCCAAGGAGAGCGCTCTGCAGGCCGCCATGGAACAGCTGGAACAGCTGCAGCAGGAGAGGCAGGGGGCGCTAGAGCAGTACCAG tgtttttttgtgtga
- the swap70b gene encoding switch-associated protein 70b isoform X1, translated as MALRDELLKFIWHAFTSLDVDQSGKVSKSQLKVLSHSLCTVMKVPHDPAALEEHFKDDDEGPVSNQGYMPYLNKFILDKVSENFDRQDFNKMCWTLCYRKNLEPKTLLISNEDAFRIWCIFNFLSESRYPLIIVSEEIEYLLRRLTEAIGGSWVEERFEDYKLSSKQQSLNVWELITLVGSDLFCRGMDQTALSMGINEVYQELILDVLKQGYMMKKGHKRKNWTERWFILKPTLISYYVGEDLAEKKGDILLDKNCNVEPLQDKDGKKCLFLINTSHKRFEISASERKKKQEWIHAIQTCVNLLSQGRAAPHREARQKRRELRLKHQAEQEELVLRMRELQTANEDKQLELENMRKALEEAAAKAAEEDKRRLQTQTELQDRYKMDLEREKIVRQQMEEQVAQKSTELEQYLQRVRELEDMYHQLEDALEAEKSARQDEEIVRKLQGRLLEEEAAKRRELEHIHLQQQQTISATEAEKLELERERLAKESALQAAMEQLEQLQQERQGALEQYQTVMKKLEDASNNTKTWKHKVAHQEGLLRLIQPGSKGQQMITNWGTSAFTEAELSLREKNWQEMKNQNQKDFMTSERLRIFLIQTHSYCPELRLLL; from the exons ATGGCTCTTCGGGACGAACTGTTAAAGTTTATCTGGCACGCGTTTACGTCTCTGGATGTTGATCAAAGTGGAAAAGTGTCTAAATCTCAGCTGAAG GTGCTGTCTCATAGCTTATGTACAGTTATGAAGGTACCACATGACCCGGCGGCGCTGGAGGAACATTTTAAAGATGATGATGAGGGTCCTGTGTCCAACCAGGGATACATGCCCTACCTGAACAAGTTCATCCTGGATAAG GTGTCAGAGAACTTTGACCGACAGGACTTTAACAAAATGTGCTGGACACTTTGCTACAGGAAGAACTTGGAACCAAAGACGTTGTTGATCTCCAACGAGGACGCGTTCAGGATCTGGTGCATCTTTAACTTCCTGTCTGAGAGCAGATACCCACTGATCATTGTCTCTGAAGAG attgAGTATTTGTTGCGTAGGCTGACTGAAGCGATTGGGGGAAGCTGGGTGGAGGAGCGTTTTGAAGATTACAAACTGAGTTCAAAGCAGCAGAGCCTGAACGTGTGGGAGTTGATCACACTGGTGGGTTCAGACCTTTTCTGTAGAGGGATGGACCAAACAGCGCTTTCCATGGGCATCAATGAGGTCTACCAGGAGCTCATCCTTGATGTTCTCAAACAG GGTTACATGATGAAGAAAGGACACAAAAGGAAGAACTGGACAGAACGCTGGTTCATCCTGAAGCCCACGCTCATCTCCTATTATGTTGGGGAGGACCTTGCTGAAAAGAAAGGAGACATCTTATTGGATAAAAACTGCAATGTTGAG CCTTTACAGGATAAAGATGGAAAGAAGTGTCTCTTTCTCATCAACACGTCacataaacgttttgaaatcaGTGCGTCAGAAAGGAAGAAGAAGCAGGAATGGATTCACG CCATTCAGACTTGTGTGAACCTGCTGAGTCAGGGCCGAGCAGCGCCGCACCGCGAGGCTCGACAGAAGCGTCGTGAGCTGCGTCTGAAGCATCAGGCTGAGCAGGAGGAGCTGGTGCTCAGGATGAGGGAGCTGCAGACGGCCAATGAGGACAAACAGTTGGAGCTGGAGAACATGAGAAAG GCTTTGGAGGAGGCGGCTGCCAAGGCAGCAGAAGAAGACAAACGGCGTCTTCAGACCCAAACTGAACTCCAGGATCGCTACAAGATGGACctggaaagagaaaaaata GTCCGACAGCAGATGGAGGAGCAGGTAGCCCAGAAGTCCACTGAGCTGGAGCAGTACCTGCAGAGAGTGCGTGAGCTGGAGGACATGTATCACCAGCTGGAGGACGCTCTGGAGGCGGAGAAGAGCGCCCGGCAGGACGAGGAGATAGTTCGCAAGTTGCAGGGGCG GTTACTTGAGGAGGAAGCTGCAAAGCGTCGAGAACTGGAGCACATCcacctccagcagcagcagaccaTCTCAGCGACGGAGGCTGAGAAACTGGAGCTGGAGAGGGAACGTTTGGCCAAGGAGAGCGCTCTGCAGGCCGCCATGGAACAGCTGGAACAGCTGCAGCAGGAGAGGCAGGGGGCGCTAGAGCAGTACCAG ACGGTAATGAAAAAGCTGGAAGACGCTTCCAACAACACCAAAACCTGGAAACACAAAGTGGCTCATCAAGAAGGCTTATTACGGCTTATCCAAccag GATCTAAAGGCCAGCAGATGATCACAAACTGGGGCACGTCGGCCTTCACGGAGGCAGAGCTCAGTCTGAGGGAGAAGAACTGGCAGGAGATgaagaaccagaaccaga AAGACTTTATGACATCAGAGCGTCTAAGAATATTCCTGATCCAAACACACAG TTACTGTCCTGAGCTGCGGCTGCTGCTGTAG
- the swap70b gene encoding switch-associated protein 70b isoform X2 → MALRDELLKFIWHAFTSLDVDQSGKVSKSQLKVLSHSLCTVMKVPHDPAALEEHFKDDDEGPVSNQGYMPYLNKFILDKVSENFDRQDFNKMCWTLCYRKNLEPKTLLISNEDAFRIWCIFNFLSESRYPLIIVSEEIEYLLRRLTEAIGGSWVEERFEDYKLSSKQQSLNVWELITLVGSDLFCRGMDQTALSMGINEVYQELILDVLKQGYMMKKGHKRKNWTERWFILKPTLISYYVGEDLAEKKGDILLDKNCNVEPLQDKDGKKCLFLINTSHKRFEISASERKKKQEWIHAIQTCVNLLSQGRAAPHREARQKRRELRLKHQAEQEELVLRMRELQTANEDKQLELENMRKALEEAAAKAAEEDKRRLQTQTELQDRYKMDLEREKIVRQQMEEQVAQKSTELEQYLQRVRELEDMYHQLEDALEAEKSARQDEEIVRKLQGRLLEEEAAKRRELEHIHLQQQQTISATEAEKLELERERLAKESALQAAMEQLEQLQQERQGALEQYQTVMKKLEDASNNTKTWKHKVAHQEGLLRLIQPGSKGQQMITNWGTSAFTEAELSLREKNWQEMKNQNQKDFMTSERLRIFLIQTHRLAYIHLSP, encoded by the exons ATGGCTCTTCGGGACGAACTGTTAAAGTTTATCTGGCACGCGTTTACGTCTCTGGATGTTGATCAAAGTGGAAAAGTGTCTAAATCTCAGCTGAAG GTGCTGTCTCATAGCTTATGTACAGTTATGAAGGTACCACATGACCCGGCGGCGCTGGAGGAACATTTTAAAGATGATGATGAGGGTCCTGTGTCCAACCAGGGATACATGCCCTACCTGAACAAGTTCATCCTGGATAAG GTGTCAGAGAACTTTGACCGACAGGACTTTAACAAAATGTGCTGGACACTTTGCTACAGGAAGAACTTGGAACCAAAGACGTTGTTGATCTCCAACGAGGACGCGTTCAGGATCTGGTGCATCTTTAACTTCCTGTCTGAGAGCAGATACCCACTGATCATTGTCTCTGAAGAG attgAGTATTTGTTGCGTAGGCTGACTGAAGCGATTGGGGGAAGCTGGGTGGAGGAGCGTTTTGAAGATTACAAACTGAGTTCAAAGCAGCAGAGCCTGAACGTGTGGGAGTTGATCACACTGGTGGGTTCAGACCTTTTCTGTAGAGGGATGGACCAAACAGCGCTTTCCATGGGCATCAATGAGGTCTACCAGGAGCTCATCCTTGATGTTCTCAAACAG GGTTACATGATGAAGAAAGGACACAAAAGGAAGAACTGGACAGAACGCTGGTTCATCCTGAAGCCCACGCTCATCTCCTATTATGTTGGGGAGGACCTTGCTGAAAAGAAAGGAGACATCTTATTGGATAAAAACTGCAATGTTGAG CCTTTACAGGATAAAGATGGAAAGAAGTGTCTCTTTCTCATCAACACGTCacataaacgttttgaaatcaGTGCGTCAGAAAGGAAGAAGAAGCAGGAATGGATTCACG CCATTCAGACTTGTGTGAACCTGCTGAGTCAGGGCCGAGCAGCGCCGCACCGCGAGGCTCGACAGAAGCGTCGTGAGCTGCGTCTGAAGCATCAGGCTGAGCAGGAGGAGCTGGTGCTCAGGATGAGGGAGCTGCAGACGGCCAATGAGGACAAACAGTTGGAGCTGGAGAACATGAGAAAG GCTTTGGAGGAGGCGGCTGCCAAGGCAGCAGAAGAAGACAAACGGCGTCTTCAGACCCAAACTGAACTCCAGGATCGCTACAAGATGGACctggaaagagaaaaaata GTCCGACAGCAGATGGAGGAGCAGGTAGCCCAGAAGTCCACTGAGCTGGAGCAGTACCTGCAGAGAGTGCGTGAGCTGGAGGACATGTATCACCAGCTGGAGGACGCTCTGGAGGCGGAGAAGAGCGCCCGGCAGGACGAGGAGATAGTTCGCAAGTTGCAGGGGCG GTTACTTGAGGAGGAAGCTGCAAAGCGTCGAGAACTGGAGCACATCcacctccagcagcagcagaccaTCTCAGCGACGGAGGCTGAGAAACTGGAGCTGGAGAGGGAACGTTTGGCCAAGGAGAGCGCTCTGCAGGCCGCCATGGAACAGCTGGAACAGCTGCAGCAGGAGAGGCAGGGGGCGCTAGAGCAGTACCAG ACGGTAATGAAAAAGCTGGAAGACGCTTCCAACAACACCAAAACCTGGAAACACAAAGTGGCTCATCAAGAAGGCTTATTACGGCTTATCCAAccag GATCTAAAGGCCAGCAGATGATCACAAACTGGGGCACGTCGGCCTTCACGGAGGCAGAGCTCAGTCTGAGGGAGAAGAACTGGCAGGAGATgaagaaccagaaccaga AAGACTTTATGACATCAGAGCGTCTAAGAATATTCCTGATCCAAACACACAGGTTAGCGTACATTCATTTATCTCCTTAA